Genomic DNA from Roseburia intestinalis L1-82:
TTTCAAATGCCTTTACTGCCTGCTTCTTCTGTCTTTTTTCTGCCATTTTATATTGCGTCCTCCTTCTGCACCGATTCCTCCGGCTTGGTATTCATAATTCTGTAAGTCTTGGTGTCTGTCGGATATTTGTCTACAAATGGAATTACCACATTGTCAAACAGTATCAGACCACTTCCCGGCTCGGAGTTGGTGACATAGGAAAGCTGCTTATCAGATAGTCCCAGTTTATCAGCGAGAATTGCCTGATCTTTGGCATTCTGATTTAACAGATACACAAAATCGCTGTTACCCAAAATACCTTCAATCTCCTCAGAACGAAGAAAATCGCCCACGTTCTGCGTCAAACCTGTCGGAATACCGCCCCATTTTCTGAAACGCTTCCAGATTTCCACGGAATAAATAGCTGTCTGCTTCTCCTTCAGAAGAAGGTGGAACTCATCACAGTAATAACGGGTAGCAATCTTTCGCTCCCTGTTCTGCGATACCCTGTTCCAAACCGCATCCTGCACGATTAACATACCCAGCTCTTTCAACTGATTTCCCAAGTCTCTGATGTCAAAGCACATGATACGGTTGCCGCTGTCCACATTGGTATGGTGGTTGAAGTAATTCTGTGAACCATGCACATACAGCACAAGGCTGTTTGCGATACGCTCTGCCTTTGGATTTTTGTGTGCTAACAGGGCATCATATAAATCCTCCAACAGCGGCATATTTTCCGGCACCGGATTTTCAAAATATTTATCGTAAATATGACGGATGCATTCGTCGATGATACCTTTCTCATCATTCTCCAGACCGTCCTTGCCACCTGCAATCAGATCACACAATGTAATGATAAAATCGGATTTCAGCTTTAACGCTTCCTTATCCCCCTTATGGGATAACTGTATATCCATAGGGTTCAGATAGTCTTTGGAATTGGTGGCAAGTTTTACCACCTGTCCATGTAGTGCTGCCACAAGAGCAAAATACTCTCCCTCCGGATCGCAGATGATAATATCGTCCTTTGTGATAAGAAAACAGCTTAAAATCTCACGCTTTGCACTAAAACTCTTACCACTTCCGGGAGTACCTAAGATAACTCCGTTTGGTGTACGGAGCCTTTTGCGGTCTGCCATGATCATGTTGTTGCTGAGTGCATTTAATCCGTAATAGATTGCCGGTGCAGGCATAAATAATTCCTGTGTGCAGAATGGTACTAAGATTGCGGTACTCTTTGTGGAAAGGGTACGCTCAATTCCGGTTTCATTGCACCCAATCGGTGCAGATGCCATAAGGCCCTGCTCCTGTAAATACTGTAAACATCTGAGGTCACAGTTTGCCTGCTGAATGATACCGGACACTCTCTGCATTAAGCTCTCCAGTTCCCGCTTGGTTCTGCCATAACAGGTAATAAGGAATGTCATATTGATCATCTTCTGATTGCTCGTATTCAAATCATCCAGAAATTCCAGCGTATCCTTTTCATAGGTCACAATATCCGTTGGAAGAATATCCATATCGTAACCGCTTCGGACTGCCTTTTTCTGCTCCTCAATCTTCATCTTCTGGATATTGGAAATGACCGCTTTTAACTTCTTGATTGCCTTTACCGGATCTTCCGTCTGCATGTGCATGGAAATCGTAAGATTAGCATCAATATCCAGAAGATGCTTGATCAGCTCGTCCGTAAACTTCGGTGCGATAATATCCAGATAGGACACACAGCCATACATATTCCCTGACTTAAAGCGGTTCGGATAGCGGAAATCAAATCCCGGCGGTGCAATATAGTCCTTGACCGACTTACCGGATTCTGCCAAATCCTTAAATGAAAAACGGAAAGGCTCCATCGTATCCTGATTAAAATATTCATGCAGGATGCGCAGTCTTTCCTTTCCGTCCAGTCCCCTCGCAAGGGTTCCTATGTTGTTTAAGTTCCGTATGACATCTTTTTCAATGTTGTTAAGGCGGCTCTTGGCTTCCTTGTAGCCGTTGCTTTCTACACCAAAAATCAGATATTTTGATTTGATGATACCGTTGTTGCCCTTTGCCGCCTGCTTCTTTAACATCTCCGTGTATTCCTCACGGATGTCGTTAAAATCATCCTCCTGCCACGGAATGTCAAACTGTTCTGTAAGCATCTGCTCGTTGACCTGCCTGTTGAAAAGCACCAGTTCAAACTTCACAGACGGATCAAAATAATTGATAAGCTTGCTGTACTGTGCCAGTATGTCCGCCTGGTCATCCACTTCCAGAAGCTCATAGTTTATATCAAAAAAATCCACCATCTTTGTATAATAACGGTGGCTGACCTGACAGATACCATCACGGAACATCTTTTCAAAAGTGATCGTCCTTTGTGCGGTAGTCGGCTTTTCTTTCTCAATGCTCTTTCCCGATAAAATATGCTTTAACTGTATAAGACGCTTCTTTTCTGAAAAGGTAAGACCGCCACTTTTACTGTTGTTCCTGCTATTGCCTTTATAACTGCTTTTTCTGCGGCTTTCCGGTTCTGCCTTTTGCTTTTTCTTCAAGATAACGAACCTCCCTTCGTATTTTTTCTTTCTCTTCCAACTGCTTGTATAAGTTCTCTGTCCGGTATGGTCTTATGCCCGGTGTGAGTATCTTCTGCCGGAGCATAAAATACAAAATCTTCTCCGCCGGAAACCCGTTTTTCTCATACATCGCAAAAAAGAAGAACGGAAGCATTGCTCCCATCATAAGAAGTGATGCGGCTGATGTCCCGATCAGTCCCTTCGTCAAAAAATACAGCGGGATGCCCGTTACTGCCGCACCACTGAAACAGATAATCTGTCTCTTTGTTAAATTCAGTGCCACTTTTGTCTTGATACCGGACAAATCCTTTGGCACCTGCACAGATATTGCCATGTCGTTCCTCCCTTAGTGCGCATTCCAGATAGATTTTGACAACGAACCTGTCTTAAACAGGGAAAAGCATAAAATAACGGTATATGCTGCCACCGACCAGAGTGCCGTATGCAGGTTGTCGGATACTGCCACACCAGCCACAAGCACTGCATAGATAGCGACACACACCATCATAAAAAATCCCTGAAATGCAAGGGCGCAAAGTCCCTTAAAATAATTGGTTCCTATCGTTCCCCATTCCCGGTTGGTTACGGTTGCACAGGGAACGGGTGCTACTGATACATAAAGATATATTTCAATCATTCGCCCATAAAGAATGACGGTGATAAGGACTGACATGATTTTCATACATAAACTGACGATCATGGTCTCCATCCCCAGTCCTAACAGCTCGCCTATGCTCATCTCCGAAAACTGCTCATTGAACATCGTTTGCAGCGTACTTGAAACATCAATACTGGTTTCCCCGCTGATTGCTGCCGCTGCGGAATTGACGATGTGGCTTCCCACATCAAATACCGCCATTACAATGTCAAAAGTCTTGCTTAACAGCATGACTGCAATACACGCTTTCATAAAAAAACGGATAAAAATTGCCGTATTGAAGTCATGCAGGTTATTCTTGTCAATAACCATGGAAATAAGCTCGTAGACGAGTACAAAACTGATGATCATTCCCGCTATGGGAATCATCACGTTATCGGACAGGGTTTTTATCATGTCAAAAATACCGGAGTTCCAAGTGCTGGGAGTTTTGCTGACCTCCCCTGCAATCGTGCCTACCTTGTCATTAACATCGGTAAACATGGTTTCAAAGTTGGTCAGAACCCACCCCTGCAACAGTTCCTTTATGAATTCAGTAATCTTATCAATGATCCCACCCATGAATTATGAAAACAGAGTGGTAAGCTGTGGAATTACCGTCTGTGCCACAATGATGATGCCACCGCCACTCATAAGCTGTTTGATGCCCTGTGATTTTATTGATGTGCGATAAAGAAGTAATAGAAGTGTAAAAAATTTTGCCGTTCCTATCCGGCACTTAGCTCTTGTGTCGGATAGGTCGGGCGGTTATTCGGGCAAGTCCACCTTGCCAACAAAAGAATAATAAATCTCAATGTCCTGTCTGCGGGTCTTGTTCTCGTCATAGCTGCACTCATGCACAACGATTTTCTC
This window encodes:
- a CDS encoding VirB6/TrbL-like conjugal transfer protein, CD1112 family, with product MGGIIDKITEFIKELLQGWVLTNFETMFTDVNDKVGTIAGEVSKTPSTWNSGIFDMIKTLSDNVMIPIAGMIISFVLVYELISMVIDKNNLHDFNTAIFIRFFMKACIAVMLLSKTFDIVMAVFDVGSHIVNSAAAAISGETSIDVSSTLQTMFNEQFSEMSIGELLGLGMETMIVSLCMKIMSVLITVILYGRMIEIYLYVSVAPVPCATVTNREWGTIGTNYFKGLCALAFQGFFMMVCVAIYAVLVAGVAVSDNLHTALWSVAAYTVILCFSLFKTGSLSKSIWNAH
- a CDS encoding Maff2 family mobile element protein, giving the protein MGTAKFFTLLLLLYRTSIKSQGIKQLMSGGGIIIVAQTVIPQLTTLFS
- a CDS encoding VirB4-like conjugal transfer ATPase, CD1110 family, encoding MKKKQKAEPESRRKSSYKGNSRNNSKSGGLTFSEKKRLIQLKHILSGKSIEKEKPTTAQRTITFEKMFRDGICQVSHRYYTKMVDFFDINYELLEVDDQADILAQYSKLINYFDPSVKFELVLFNRQVNEQMLTEQFDIPWQEDDFNDIREEYTEMLKKQAAKGNNGIIKSKYLIFGVESNGYKEAKSRLNNIEKDVIRNLNNIGTLARGLDGKERLRILHEYFNQDTMEPFRFSFKDLAESGKSVKDYIAPPGFDFRYPNRFKSGNMYGCVSYLDIIAPKFTDELIKHLLDIDANLTISMHMQTEDPVKAIKKLKAVISNIQKMKIEEQKKAVRSGYDMDILPTDIVTYEKDTLEFLDDLNTSNQKMINMTFLITCYGRTKRELESLMQRVSGIIQQANCDLRCLQYLQEQGLMASAPIGCNETGIERTLSTKSTAILVPFCTQELFMPAPAIYYGLNALSNNMIMADRKRLRTPNGVILGTPGSGKSFSAKREILSCFLITKDDIIICDPEGEYFALVAALHGQVVKLATNSKDYLNPMDIQLSHKGDKEALKLKSDFIITLCDLIAGGKDGLENDEKGIIDECIRHIYDKYFENPVPENMPLLEDLYDALLAHKNPKAERIANSLVLYVHGSQNYFNHHTNVDSGNRIMCFDIRDLGNQLKELGMLIVQDAVWNRVSQNRERKIATRYYCDEFHLLLKEKQTAIYSVEIWKRFRKWGGIPTGLTQNVGDFLRSEEIEGILGNSDFVYLLNQNAKDQAILADKLGLSDKQLSYVTNSEPGSGLILFDNVVIPFVDKYPTDTKTYRIMNTKPEESVQKEDAI
- a CDS encoding PrgI family protein, with protein sequence MAISVQVPKDLSGIKTKVALNLTKRQIICFSGAAVTGIPLYFLTKGLIGTSAASLLMMGAMLPFFFFAMYEKNGFPAEKILYFMLRQKILTPGIRPYRTENLYKQLEEKEKIRREVRYLEEKAKGRTGKPQKKQL